From Aedes albopictus strain Foshan chromosome 1, AalbF5, whole genome shotgun sequence, one genomic window encodes:
- the LOC109422942 gene encoding patj homolog — translation MVLSTEWSQVEIIDLVNDGNGLGFMLVGGRSTGVVIKALIPGSVAERDGRLQSGDHVLQIGDVNLRGFSSEQVATVLRQSGHQVRLIVARPVEPTSPDYQALASHAPIIPTKMLTDPEELDRTLLQTAGYTSGAFLQSPVEEAEELCPTHIEVVAVNNTINIDNNSLALISPSSISIPQVLSQPLLEAIIPPPLPPPDPQDYMDLPETPETETYEVELRKNVYGLGITVAGYVCEEEDLSGIFVKSIIEGSAAEMSGQIQINDRIVAVDGKSLSGVTNHQAVEILRNTDIAVKLTLERFLRGRKYEHLQVALIDTSSAAAAAASNPQLSQCHQRCSMIQSPSVTTLSICAAKSDADSMVTECGECGIDPEMESATTFDSNVFLLENGECSENGLYENGAVVAAMASSAGATPVRENMELVFDCRGEEVRSASQMVTPIVEVDPVIELWQRQMGNSQVIFADIQKLSGLGISLEGTVEVEGGVEVRPHHYIRSILEDGPVGRNGTLKPGDELLQVNEHRLQGLKHIEVVKILKELPSKVRVICARGSSAPTVINTSQNAEAFEARSILAGGLQSLQSLQGILTKAQSESSLYTSSTATLTDQQRSKSVEQVSGLALWTNEVIYCNIEKTERGFGFSILDYQDPLDTEGTVIVVRGLIPGGSAEATSFIFPGDRLVSVNEHSLQGATLDQAVSILKGIPLGTARIGLCRPLSTSDNNLSSTPETPTT, via the coding sequence ATGGTCCTAAGCACTGAGTGGTCCCAGGTGGAGATAATCGATCTCGTCAACGATGGCAACGGGCTTGGATTTATGCTCGTTGGAGGCCGCAGCACGGGTGTGGTCATCAAGGCGTTGATTCCCGGATCGGTTGCCGAGCGCGATGGCCGCCTCCAGAGCGGTGACCACGTGCTCCAGATTGGCGACGTGAACCTACGGGGGTTCAGCTCGGAGCAGGTGGCGACGGTGTTACGACAATCTGGCCATCAGGTACGGTTGATAGTGGCCCGGCCGGTGGAACCTACCTCTCCAGATTATCAAGCCTTAGCCAGCCATGCACCGATCATTCCTACTAAAATGCTTACCGATCCGGAGGAGCTCGACCGGACCCTGCTGCAGACGGCCGGTTACACGTCCGGGGCATTCTTGCAATCACCCGTCGAGGAAGCCGAGGAGCTCTGTCCGACCCACATCGAAGTGGTCGCCGTGAACAATACAATAAATATCGATAATAATAGTCTAGCGTTAATTTCCCCTTCGTCGATTTCGATTCCACAAGTGCTTAGTCAACCATTGCTGGAAGCAATTATACCACCGCCACTGCCACCACCGGACCCGCAGGATTACATGGATCTTCCGGAGACACCCGAAACGGAAACCTACGAGGTGGAGTTGAGGAAAAATGTCTACGGGCTGGGAATAACCGTCGCTGGGTACGTTTGTGAAGAAGAAGATCTGTCGGGGATTTTCGTGAAGAGTATCATTGAGGGCAGTGCCGCGGAAATGAGTGGTCAGATCCAGATTAACGACCGTATTGTAGCCGTGGATGGGAAGTCGCTTAGCGGGGTTACAAACCATCAGGCTGTGGAAATTCTGCGGAACACGGATATAGCGGTGAAGTTGACTCTGGAGCGATTCTTGCGGGGTAGAAAGTACGAACACCTGCAGGTGGCTCTGATCGACACCAGTTCGGCGGCCGCGGCAGCTGCCAGCAATCCTCAGTTATCGCAGTGTCACCAGAGGTGCTCAATGATCCAGTCTCCATCGGTAACAACGCTGTCTATCTGCGCGGCAAAGTCCGACGCGGATTCCATGGTGACGGAGTGTGGCGAGTGCGGGATCGATCCGGAAATGGAATCGGCCACTACGTTCGATTCGAATGTGTTTCTGCTGGAGAATGGGGAATGCAGTGAAAACGGTCTGTATGAGAACGGTGCAGTGGTTGCAGCGATGGCTTCGTCTGCCGGTGCTACGCCTGTGCGGGAGAACATGGAGTTGGTGTTTGATTGTCGTGGGGAAGAAGTGAGAAGTGCTTCCCAAATGGTAACTCCGATTGTGGAAGTAGATCCGGTGATTGAATTGTGGCAACGTCAGATGGGAAACAGTCAGGTCATTTTTGCGGATATCCAAAAGTTATCAGGACTGGGAATAAGCTTAGAAGGTACAGTGGAAGTGGAAGGGGGTGTGGAGGTTCGACCGCATCACTACATTCGGTCGATTTTGGAAGATGGTCCTGTCGGGCGAAATGGGACGTTGAAGCCTGGTGACGAGTTACTGCAAGTGAACGAACACCGCTTGCAGGGGTTGAAACATATCGAAGTGGTGAAGATTCTTAAAGAACTGCCCTCAAAAGTGCGAGTGATCTGTGCACGCGGATCATCCGCCCCTACTGTGATCAATACATCTCAGAATGCGGAAGCATTCGAAGCGCGTAGTATCCTTGCGGGAGGCTTGCAAAGCCTTCAGAGTTTACAAGGCATTCTAACGAAAGCACAATCGGAGAGTTCGCTGTACACCTCCAGTACGGCGACGTTGACGGACCAACAGCGGTCCAAATCAGTCGAACAAGTTTCCGGCTTAGCCCTGTGGACCAACGAGGTTATATACTGCAACATCGAAAAAACGGAACGTGGTTTCGGGTTCTCGATCTTGGACTACCAGGATCCGCTGGACACCGAGGGAACTGTCATCGTTGTGCGTGGGTTGATCCCGGGAGGGTCTGCGGAGGCTACCAGTTTTATCTTCCCGGGTGATCGGCTCGTTTCGGTAAACGAGCACAGTCTTCAAGGCGCCACGCTGGATCAGGCGGTGAGTATACTGAAAGGAATACCCTTGGGGACCGCCCGCATAGGCCTGTGCCGGCCCCTGTCTACGTCGGATAACAATCTGTCGTCCACACCGGAGACTCCCACCACTTAA